In a single window of the Olivibacter sp. SDN3 genome:
- a CDS encoding DoxX family protein gives MNKSKRISKGLLWTSYIIKSILFVLFLRGALNYLLLSERTVSSVVEMGYPKTSIPYLGFVLLFANILYSIPKTTFVGALFLTAYLGGAVATHVINDDPILNILSPVIFGVFVWVGLWLGHDKFECKASPILICPEPVKR, from the coding sequence ATGAATAAAAGTAAAAGAATATCAAAAGGCCTTTTATGGACTTCCTATATCATAAAAAGCATATTGTTTGTATTGTTCTTAAGGGGAGCACTCAACTATCTTTTACTATCGGAAAGGACTGTTAGCAGTGTCGTTGAAATGGGCTATCCAAAAACTTCAATACCCTATTTGGGGTTCGTTTTACTCTTTGCTAACATTTTATATTCAATTCCTAAAACAACATTTGTTGGAGCATTATTTCTTACGGCCTATTTAGGAGGTGCAGTTGCTACTCACGTAATCAACGACGACCCAATCTTAAATATCCTGTCACCTGTAATTTTTGGTGTTTTTGTTTGGGTGGGTCTTTGGTTGGGACATGATAAATTCGAATGCAAAGCCTCACCAATTTTGATTTGCCCAGAACCTGTAAAACGTTAA
- a CDS encoding AraC family transcriptional regulator yields the protein MKKATPYKINSISELHRLFGLKKPDHPLISVIDFELLKFGDSEIWKSFYYDFYCVACKKGSSGKFKYGQRNYDFDEGIMGFTKPGQLFSVTNVSDDPVSGFMLVFKPELIRHYRLGKVIGSYNFFSYSTAEALHLSEKEDEIMISLFRQMQNELKNNIDQYSQDLIVSHIELLLNYAKRFHNRQFLTRNTENNDLLTKIEQLVTDYLNNKSAVSGLPTVQHISNELHMSPDYLSDMLRNLTGQNAQTYIHGFVIDKAKELLSTTNFSVSEIAYQLGFEYSQSFSKLFKKKTNKTALQYRASFN from the coding sequence ATGAAAAAAGCTACTCCATATAAGATTAATTCTATTTCTGAACTGCATCGTTTGTTTGGTTTGAAAAAACCGGATCATCCATTGATAAGTGTTATCGATTTTGAATTGCTCAAATTTGGAGATAGCGAAATTTGGAAAAGCTTCTATTATGATTTCTATTGCGTTGCCTGTAAAAAAGGTTCTTCCGGGAAGTTTAAATACGGGCAACGTAATTATGATTTTGATGAAGGTATAATGGGTTTCACGAAACCAGGACAGCTATTTTCAGTTACAAATGTCTCAGATGATCCTGTATCCGGTTTTATGTTAGTCTTTAAACCCGAGCTGATTCGCCATTATAGATTGGGTAAGGTAATCGGTAGCTACAATTTTTTTTCTTATTCCACGGCTGAGGCCTTACATCTTTCGGAAAAAGAGGATGAAATAATGATATCCCTTTTTCGGCAAATGCAGAATGAATTAAAAAATAACATCGACCAATACAGCCAGGATCTTATTGTTTCACATATAGAGCTACTTCTTAACTATGCGAAGCGTTTTCACAACAGACAATTTCTCACACGGAATACCGAGAACAATGATCTGCTGACAAAAATTGAGCAATTAGTGACCGATTATCTAAATAATAAATCAGCAGTCTCTGGACTGCCGACCGTTCAGCACATATCGAATGAACTCCATATGTCGCCCGATTATCTAAGTGATATGTTGCGAAACCTGACTGGTCAAAATGCTCAAACATATATCCATGGATTTGTCATTGATAAGGCCAAAGAATTACTTTCTACCACAAATTTTAGCGTCAGCGAAATAGCATACCAATTAGGTTTTGAATATTCGCAATCATTCAGTAAGCTATTTAAAAAGAAAACCAATAAAACAGCTTTGCAATATAGGGCATCATTTAATTGA
- a CDS encoding SDR family NAD(P)-dependent oxidoreductase, with amino-acid sequence MSKQKVWFITGASKGMGLEVAKTVLANGGKVIATSRNLDEQIASVGEASENFLPLKVDITSETEVILAIEKGIETFGQIDVVLNNAGYNLLGNIEELSDAEFRQTMDVNVFGMTNVIRQILPYLRKNKSGHIMNTSSMMGYMSYPANGSYSASKFAVIGLSEALAQEVAPFGIHVTVLAPGTFRTSFMSDSSLAVAKNKIDDYNLDQQVELFRSYDGKQPGNPAKLAEVLYYISNLPEPPLHLLLGTDSYQSIIEQRKKEAIELEKWKALSFSTDFK; translated from the coding sequence ATGAGCAAACAAAAAGTTTGGTTTATTACAGGAGCATCCAAAGGAATGGGGCTTGAAGTGGCAAAGACTGTTTTAGCAAATGGTGGCAAAGTAATTGCAACCTCCAGAAATTTGGATGAGCAAATAGCAAGCGTCGGCGAAGCGTCAGAAAATTTTCTTCCGTTGAAAGTGGATATTACCAGTGAAACTGAAGTAATATTAGCTATCGAAAAGGGTATTGAAACATTTGGACAAATCGATGTAGTGCTAAATAATGCGGGCTATAACCTGCTGGGCAATATCGAAGAGCTGAGTGATGCGGAGTTCCGTCAAACAATGGATGTGAATGTATTTGGGATGACTAACGTTATCAGGCAGATATTGCCTTATCTTCGCAAAAATAAGTCTGGGCATATCATGAATACCTCTTCAATGATGGGCTATATGAGTTACCCCGCTAATGGCAGCTATAGTGCATCAAAGTTTGCCGTCATCGGACTATCCGAAGCACTTGCACAGGAGGTGGCTCCTTTTGGTATACATGTTACTGTTCTTGCCCCCGGAACATTCCGCACAAGTTTTATGAGCGATAGCAGTCTGGCAGTGGCAAAGAATAAAATCGATGACTATAACCTGGATCAACAGGTGGAACTTTTCAGAAGTTATGATGGTAAGCAACCGGGTAACCCTGCAAAATTAGCTGAAGTTCTATACTACATCAGCAATCTTCCAGAACCACCATTACACTTGCTTTTAGGAACGGACAGTTATCAATCCATCATTGAACAGCGAAAAAAGGAAGCAATTGAATTGGAAAAATGGAAAGCGTTATCTTTTTCCACTGATTTTAAATAA
- a CDS encoding glycoside hydrolase family 97 protein, which translates to MKNKSIYQMLILSVLGTLLFACGEVAEKSMYVESKDGSNKITLSLNENGELYYNVTRRDEIIISDSPLGLNCDDQDFTSGLSVAEISPIEERREKYELKVGNYKKIDHVFESKRITFKNSQGALMILDLIAGEEGVAFRYRFSDKDKKIRQVKDEITGFHIEKGAKGWMQPYNEAGDYTPGYEDFYLNVNSGDPIGNPRNPSIGWCMPALFNVNDSKNWILIAESGTDGSFPGCHLQPDSEGGTYKVAFAKEDERYTLPLDEKEHVYPESNLPWIMPWRVIIIGEQAGDILLSTLITDLAPESKIEDASWIEPGKASWSWWSHPDDHSPEIYNEFTDLAASFGFKYTLFDAGWEKANKEGGIIDYAISKGIKPMVWGYSSAYFDSEERKKRFKELADMGIKGVKIDFWCSDRQEVMAALQSVFEDAAKEGLMVNLHGTTVPRGWHRTWPNFVTAEAILGTESYFYEPAFPEKAAEQNTVLPFTRNVAGPADYTPFALTFRKYPRLNTAVHELATAMTYTSGIIHFADSKEVFDSLPVEVTNLLKDMPATWDKTESVMAEPGKLLVLSRKKDALSYIVGINGTNEELPIKLDLAKYGKGFSKFRIITEGEEPLMEFKVQTYPIAADWSYILAPKGGFIIQFVNE; encoded by the coding sequence ATGAAAAATAAATCTATTTATCAAATGCTGATTTTATCTGTCCTTGGAACGCTTTTATTTGCTTGTGGTGAAGTAGCAGAGAAATCTATGTATGTAGAATCGAAGGATGGTTCAAATAAAATTACATTGTCTTTAAATGAGAATGGAGAGCTATACTATAATGTAACCCGCAGAGATGAAATAATCATTTCAGATTCTCCTCTTGGCCTAAATTGTGACGATCAGGATTTTACATCCGGGTTATCGGTAGCTGAAATTTCGCCCATTGAAGAAAGAAGGGAAAAGTACGAATTAAAGGTAGGTAATTATAAAAAAATAGATCATGTTTTTGAAAGTAAGCGTATAACTTTTAAAAATAGCCAGGGAGCATTAATGATACTTGATTTAATTGCCGGAGAAGAAGGGGTTGCTTTTCGCTATCGATTTTCAGATAAGGACAAAAAAATACGGCAGGTAAAAGATGAAATCACAGGATTCCATATTGAAAAAGGTGCAAAAGGCTGGATGCAACCGTATAATGAAGCTGGTGACTATACGCCGGGTTATGAAGACTTTTACCTTAATGTAAATTCGGGAGACCCGATTGGTAATCCGCGCAATCCTTCTATTGGCTGGTGTATGCCTGCGCTTTTTAATGTAAATGACAGCAAAAACTGGATTCTCATTGCTGAGTCAGGAACCGATGGTTCTTTTCCGGGTTGCCATTTACAACCAGATTCGGAGGGAGGAACCTATAAAGTTGCGTTTGCTAAAGAAGACGAGAGATATACGCTTCCTTTAGATGAAAAAGAACATGTTTATCCGGAATCAAATCTTCCCTGGATTATGCCCTGGAGGGTTATTATCATTGGTGAACAGGCCGGAGACATATTGCTGTCAACCTTAATCACGGATTTGGCTCCTGAATCTAAAATTGAAGATGCTTCATGGATTGAACCGGGGAAAGCCTCATGGTCATGGTGGTCGCATCCCGATGATCATTCACCTGAAATTTATAATGAATTTACAGATCTTGCTGCCTCATTCGGCTTTAAGTATACACTTTTTGATGCTGGTTGGGAAAAAGCGAACAAAGAAGGAGGGATTATTGATTATGCTATCTCAAAAGGGATTAAACCAATGGTTTGGGGTTATTCATCAGCGTATTTTGATTCAGAAGAAAGAAAAAAAAGATTCAAAGAACTGGCCGATATGGGCATTAAAGGCGTTAAAATAGATTTTTGGTGCTCAGACAGGCAGGAGGTAATGGCGGCTTTACAATCGGTTTTTGAAGATGCTGCTAAAGAAGGTTTAATGGTAAACCTTCATGGTACTACGGTGCCGAGAGGATGGCACAGAACCTGGCCGAATTTTGTCACAGCTGAAGCTATATTGGGAACTGAAAGTTATTTTTATGAACCAGCATTTCCTGAGAAAGCTGCAGAACAGAATACAGTGTTACCTTTTACAAGGAATGTAGCAGGTCCTGCCGATTATACACCGTTTGCACTAACCTTTAGAAAATATCCCCGTTTAAACACAGCGGTTCATGAGCTTGCCACTGCCATGACCTATACCTCTGGAATTATTCATTTTGCTGATTCAAAAGAGGTATTTGATTCGCTTCCTGTAGAGGTTACAAATTTATTAAAAGATATGCCCGCCACTTGGGATAAAACCGAAAGTGTTATGGCTGAACCGGGTAAGTTATTAGTCCTCTCCCGCAAAAAAGACGCTCTTTCTTATATTGTGGGTATAAACGGCACTAATGAAGAACTACCTATTAAACTGGATCTTGCTAAATACGGAAAGGGGTTTTCTAAATTTAGAATAATTACGGAAGGAGAAGAACCATTGATGGAATTTAAAGTACAAACGTATCCAATAGCTGCTGATTGGTCCTATATTTTAGCCCCAAAAGGAGGGTTTATCATTCAGTTTGTTAATGAATAA
- the surE gene encoding 5'/3'-nucleotidase SurE produces MRILVTNDDGIYSPGIASLAKIASSFGEVTVVAPDVEQSSMGHAVTHSRPLNYKKSPIEFPSISAYRVNGTPADCVALGTHLHSNTDVVLSGINMGPNLGNSMWHSGTLAAAKQAALFGITGIALSTPVGNDEPDFDLLEPFVKQTLQQLLKQPKGSLFNVNLPEQPTGIRWTRQSVRKYDGTIIPGKDPMNRKHYWFTVTPLAPSEEGTDRWAVENELVSVTPLRLDLTDEGLLAEAKQNLSWDQ; encoded by the coding sequence ATGAGAATTTTAGTGACAAATGACGACGGTATATATAGTCCGGGTATCGCCTCGCTCGCCAAAATAGCTTCTTCTTTTGGTGAAGTAACCGTTGTGGCACCAGATGTGGAGCAATCTTCTATGGGGCATGCCGTTACCCATTCCCGACCATTGAACTATAAAAAGTCACCTATTGAGTTTCCTAGCATTTCGGCCTACCGGGTAAATGGCACACCTGCCGACTGTGTTGCATTGGGCACGCACTTGCATAGTAATACGGATGTAGTGTTATCCGGCATCAATATGGGGCCCAACCTTGGCAATTCCATGTGGCATTCGGGCACGCTGGCTGCTGCAAAGCAGGCAGCGCTCTTTGGCATTACCGGCATTGCGTTGAGCACACCCGTAGGTAATGACGAACCAGATTTCGACCTCCTCGAACCTTTTGTTAAACAAACACTTCAACAGCTTTTGAAGCAGCCAAAAGGCTCGCTGTTTAATGTAAACCTTCCTGAACAGCCAACAGGTATTCGCTGGACCAGACAGTCTGTGCGTAAATATGACGGCACTATAATACCAGGTAAAGACCCTATGAACAGAAAACATTATTGGTTTACGGTGACGCCATTAGCACCATCAGAAGAAGGAACAGACCGCTGGGCGGTAGAAAATGAACTGGTTTCCGTTACTCCTCTTCGTCTTGATCTGACCGACGAAGGGCTGCTTGCAGAAGCTAAACAGAATTTATCTTGGGACCAGTAA
- a CDS encoding diacylglycerol kinase family protein gives MKKTLLVYNPSAGEKGTSSAELIEQITANGFSCKHVNVKDNWLKEGLDTDLIVAAGGDGTIRKVVSRLLSRKQLDKRIPLAMLPLGTANNIGLTLGIDGNIGKLIKNWRNAKKRTIDVGFAKYKSGEGFFLEGTGCGVFPQLIKEMDRKNLEYVESATEELQLALTVLYGIVHEYKACACKVTADDEVREGKFLMVEVLNIQSIGPNIRAAARANPADGKFDVVLVPEDKRAALAAYVLGRLNNKEIPFPCERLKAAKVQLQWDGALAHIDDELIRLKSSKVKLHIEVRPNVLDVLI, from the coding sequence ATGAAAAAAACCTTATTGGTTTATAACCCAAGTGCGGGAGAGAAAGGAACCTCCAGTGCAGAATTAATTGAGCAGATAACTGCAAATGGTTTCTCTTGCAAACATGTAAATGTAAAGGATAACTGGTTGAAAGAGGGATTGGATACAGACCTGATTGTTGCGGCAGGGGGAGACGGAACAATTAGGAAAGTTGTATCACGACTGCTAAGTCGAAAACAATTAGACAAACGTATTCCTCTTGCCATGCTGCCTTTGGGGACTGCCAATAATATTGGCCTAACTTTGGGTATTGACGGAAATATAGGGAAGTTGATAAAAAACTGGCGTAACGCTAAAAAACGAACGATCGATGTTGGTTTTGCAAAATATAAAAGCGGGGAAGGTTTTTTTTTGGAAGGAACCGGTTGCGGTGTTTTTCCTCAACTTATTAAAGAAATGGACCGTAAGAACCTTGAGTATGTAGAGTCGGCAACAGAAGAGCTTCAACTGGCGCTTACGGTATTATACGGTATTGTGCATGAATATAAAGCATGCGCTTGTAAGGTCACAGCTGACGATGAAGTGCGTGAAGGGAAATTCTTAATGGTGGAAGTGCTTAATATACAGTCTATAGGTCCGAATATCCGCGCTGCAGCGAGGGCGAATCCGGCAGATGGTAAATTTGATGTGGTTTTGGTGCCTGAAGATAAACGTGCTGCACTGGCGGCGTATGTATTAGGGCGTTTGAATAATAAAGAAATTCCTTTCCCCTGTGAACGATTAAAGGCCGCTAAGGTGCAATTGCAATGGGATGGGGCGCTGGCTCATATTGATGATGAATTGATTCGGTTGAAAAGTAGTAAGGTCAAACTCCATATAGAGGTCCGACCAAATGTGCTGGACGTGTTAATTTGA
- a CDS encoding MCP four helix bundle domain-containing protein, with the protein MKWTYYIRQKLKVAFLLFSIMACTILIRILEDKSVKSISNSLLTLYDDRLVPASDIYYIAEHLYAKKSLTVSFVNDTDTSFAKLAELKEELAYHDLGIDTLLNKYEKTYLVDQEQEYLNSFKMLLRNYENLEAKLIGAQDMRTLNEERASYHVRGRKALDQTIAKLSELEKLQTHVGREIMADAQFVVSGTRFFSTLQVILSIVIGVMVVVLVLASKSVIQRNKNEPFHLN; encoded by the coding sequence ATGAAGTGGACTTATTACATCAGGCAGAAGCTAAAAGTTGCGTTTCTTTTATTCAGTATAATGGCGTGTACAATACTTATACGGATTTTAGAAGATAAAAGCGTGAAGAGTATTAGTAATTCACTTTTGACATTATATGACGACCGTTTAGTTCCAGCGTCTGATATATATTATATCGCTGAGCATCTATATGCCAAAAAATCATTGACGGTGAGTTTTGTGAATGATACCGATACTTCATTTGCTAAGCTAGCAGAATTGAAAGAGGAATTGGCTTATCACGACCTAGGAATAGATACGTTACTAAATAAATATGAAAAAACCTATTTGGTAGATCAAGAGCAGGAATATTTAAATAGTTTTAAAATGCTGTTGCGAAATTACGAAAATCTTGAAGCTAAATTAATAGGCGCACAGGATATGAGAACGCTAAATGAAGAACGTGCTAGCTATCATGTAAGAGGACGGAAGGCTTTGGACCAAACAATAGCCAAGTTATCGGAGCTGGAAAAGTTACAAACTCATGTTGGACGGGAAATTATGGCGGATGCGCAGTTTGTTGTCTCCGGAACACGCTTTTTTTCCACCTTGCAGGTGATACTCTCTATCGTTATTGGAGTAATGGTAGTCGTACTGGTGCTCGCGTCTAAAAGTGTAATCCAACGGAATAAAAACGAACCTTTTCATCTTAATTGA
- a CDS encoding acyloxyacyl hydrolase, producing MFRSFILVFICLFSFEVHAQFHPRRLSISDSSYTFTRAKRHLVVQIEHENGGIMTGNERAKESLSDAYYNAFNLKIGWQTRRGGDFYHQLYNYPIYGVGFYSSTFGLAHVGSPYAVYGFVSVPIKPRINSRWNFSYRISLGLSGRFNPYDEDENPFNLIIGTSNNVFIDLGGQVNYRLTKRFQVGAGLAFHHFSNGALKLPNTGINLLPFTAAITYIPNAEPFDFSKEYIGPNPKRDELHINYAFGFKQLERDNPNKYFKSTVGVFWSRFVGYKWRLGLGGNIFYSASGNDGLVAGEEAGRFGSLFSGGPAFYVDHLLTSRLYLNGNAGYYLHRNEFNIENRPFFLRIGARYNVYRDFFAGVSIKAHAGKADFIEWTTGYTFNLDRKK from the coding sequence ATGTTCAGATCCTTTATACTGGTTTTTATTTGTTTATTTTCATTCGAAGTTCATGCACAGTTTCACCCACGGCGGCTATCGATTTCGGATTCTTCATACACCTTTACTCGAGCCAAACGGCATTTGGTTGTTCAGATAGAACATGAAAACGGGGGGATTATGACGGGTAATGAGCGTGCGAAAGAGTCGCTAAGCGACGCATATTATAATGCCTTCAATTTGAAAATAGGATGGCAAACAAGAAGGGGTGGAGATTTCTATCATCAGTTGTATAATTATCCTATTTATGGTGTAGGCTTTTACAGTAGTACGTTTGGTTTGGCTCATGTTGGTAGTCCCTATGCTGTTTATGGATTTGTTTCTGTTCCTATAAAACCGAGAATAAATAGCCGTTGGAATTTTAGCTATAGAATTTCTTTGGGCCTCTCCGGGCGTTTTAATCCATATGACGAAGATGAAAATCCGTTTAATTTAATTATCGGTACAAGTAATAACGTTTTTATAGATTTAGGTGGACAGGTAAACTATCGGCTTACCAAACGTTTTCAGGTAGGAGCTGGACTTGCGTTCCATCATTTCTCCAACGGTGCGTTAAAGCTTCCTAATACAGGTATCAATTTATTGCCTTTTACTGCGGCTATAACCTATATTCCGAATGCCGAGCCTTTCGACTTTAGTAAGGAGTATATTGGCCCTAATCCGAAGCGTGATGAACTGCATATTAATTATGCTTTCGGTTTTAAACAATTGGAGCGTGATAATCCAAATAAATATTTTAAATCTACAGTTGGTGTTTTTTGGAGTAGATTTGTGGGTTATAAATGGCGTCTGGGATTAGGGGGCAATATTTTTTATTCGGCTTCCGGAAATGATGGGCTTGTAGCTGGTGAAGAAGCTGGTCGATTTGGATCGTTATTTTCGGGAGGACCGGCATTTTACGTGGATCATCTACTAACCTCAAGGTTGTATCTGAACGGCAATGCAGGTTATTATTTGCACAGGAATGAGTTTAACATAGAAAATAGACCCTTCTTTCTAAGAATTGGCGCAAGATATAATGTTTATAGAGATTTTTTTGCAGGTGTCTCCATAAAGGCGCATGCCGGTAAGGCCGATTTTATAGAATGGACGACAGGATATACTTTTAATTTAGATCGTAAAAAATAG
- a CDS encoding DMT family transporter, producing the protein MTKLAINRNLLLLHLTVLVWGFTGILGALISISAIHLVWYRVLIAACSLFIYFKFTRKSIKVSKTQFVQLLFTGGLVGLHWILFFQSIKVANVSVTLICLSSLTLFTALLEPLFNRQKIELLELAVGILIIFGIYLIFTFETQYVMGIILGLLCALCGSLFTIINGKLVKHTKATTISLYEMFGAWVWVSIFMFIFGGFGHDMQLNSSDLFYLLLLGTVCTSAAYVAGVSVMKELSAFRVALVTNLEPVYGILLALLFFKREEQMSIGFYGGAIIVLGAVFLYPIAKTKFEHKKVKKQLPTI; encoded by the coding sequence ATGACGAAATTAGCTATCAATAGAAATCTCCTATTACTACACCTAACTGTTTTAGTATGGGGGTTTACGGGAATACTAGGCGCGCTGATCTCCATATCTGCTATCCATCTCGTTTGGTACAGAGTACTTATTGCCGCGTGCTCACTCTTCATTTACTTTAAGTTTACGCGCAAATCAATTAAGGTTAGTAAAACCCAATTTGTACAATTGCTATTTACAGGCGGACTTGTAGGTTTACATTGGATATTATTTTTTCAATCAATAAAAGTAGCAAATGTTTCGGTAACATTAATCTGCCTGTCTTCTTTAACACTCTTTACTGCATTGCTAGAACCCCTGTTCAATAGGCAAAAAATAGAATTATTAGAATTAGCCGTAGGCATATTGATCATTTTTGGAATATACCTCATATTTACTTTTGAAACGCAGTATGTAATGGGTATTATTTTAGGTTTGCTATGCGCGCTTTGTGGCAGTCTCTTTACGATCATCAATGGAAAATTGGTCAAACACACCAAAGCAACCACTATAAGCTTATACGAAATGTTCGGTGCCTGGGTATGGGTCTCCATATTTATGTTCATTTTTGGAGGTTTTGGTCATGATATGCAGCTTAATAGCAGTGATTTATTTTATCTTTTATTACTGGGCACAGTATGTACGTCAGCTGCATATGTTGCAGGAGTTTCGGTAATGAAAGAATTGAGCGCTTTTCGTGTTGCGCTTGTCACAAATCTGGAGCCTGTATACGGCATATTACTCGCATTACTGTTTTTTAAACGAGAAGAACAAATGAGTATAGGATTTTACGGTGGCGCCATTATCGTTCTGGGAGCCGTATTCCTATACCCGATTGCCAAAACAAAATTTGAGCATAAAAAGGTAAAAAAACAACTTCCAACCATTTAA
- a CDS encoding LptF/LptG family permease, with amino-acid sequence MTIIDKYIIKKYLGTFVFTMAIFTVVAVIFDISERLDDFLKRNAPLDKIIFEYYAGFIPFYLNFLSPLINFIAVIFFTAKMADQTEIVPILNGGMSFKRFLRPYFIAASVICVVTFIFNIYIIPRTNKLKIGFENIYVKPLDNNSKSSTHMQIDPNSFVYIDNFDNDRKIGYNFILEIFEGQELKEKLIADRITWDSLKNNWKIENYTVRTVNGMDEQMTKGTSKDTTLDMTPRDFEIRDNVYMAMTTEELNENIAKEEIRGTGRMVDLKLEKYKRFVYPFSAYILTLMGVSLSSKKVRGGIGLSLGLGIALSFTYILFIQFATMFSLKGGLPPLIATFIPSLIFLCVGLYLLYKAPK; translated from the coding sequence ATGACTATCATTGATAAATATATCATTAAGAAATACCTGGGCACCTTTGTGTTTACCATGGCTATTTTTACAGTGGTTGCTGTTATCTTTGACATCTCTGAGCGGCTTGACGATTTTTTAAAAAGAAATGCACCGCTAGACAAGATTATTTTTGAATACTACGCTGGTTTTATACCCTTTTATCTTAACTTTTTAAGTCCTTTAATTAATTTCATAGCGGTGATATTTTTTACCGCAAAAATGGCAGACCAAACGGAAATTGTTCCTATACTTAATGGTGGCATGAGTTTTAAACGATTTTTAAGGCCTTATTTTATCGCAGCTTCTGTTATTTGTGTAGTTACTTTTATTTTTAACATTTATATCATCCCTCGCACGAATAAACTCAAAATAGGTTTTGAAAATATCTATGTTAAACCGCTAGACAATAACAGTAAGAGTTCTACGCATATGCAGATCGATCCGAACAGTTTTGTATATATTGATAACTTCGATAACGATCGAAAGATTGGATACAATTTCATTCTGGAGATCTTTGAAGGACAAGAGCTAAAAGAAAAACTGATTGCAGATAGGATCACTTGGGATTCTTTGAAAAATAACTGGAAAATCGAAAATTACACCGTTAGGACAGTAAACGGTATGGATGAACAGATGACCAAAGGAACCAGCAAAGACACCACTTTGGATATGACTCCACGCGATTTTGAAATACGCGATAATGTATATATGGCCATGACCACTGAAGAGCTTAATGAAAATATTGCAAAAGAAGAAATCCGGGGAACGGGGCGGATGGTAGATTTAAAGCTTGAAAAATACAAACGATTTGTCTATCCATTTTCTGCTTATATTCTTACACTAATGGGCGTGTCACTGTCATCAAAAAAAGTTCGTGGTGGCATCGGGTTAAGTTTAGGTCTAGGTATCGCCTTAAGTTTTACCTATATTCTCTTCATTCAGTTTGCCACAATGTTTTCGCTCAAAGGAGGACTTCCTCCATTGATTGCCACATTTATCCCCAGTCTTATTTTTCTATGTGTAGGTCTGTATTTACTATATAAAGCCCCCAAATAG